Proteins encoded in a region of the Microcoleus sp. bin38.metabat.b11b12b14.051 genome:
- a CDS encoding tetratricopeptide repeat protein has product MLVAAQPSDLKQSICQTTIYQTEKYKMSGIAIGLFFVLGILLSIVGYIWGLVQAFQEDVVWGLLYWFIPFASLVFYIKKWSNKKIRKTLFIQLAAWPMLLLSGIITMVTYGTEFTKMSQSGTITISEGSSEQSPSSFPSDFSISSSPTPEQSPSSESSPQLSPAPIPEPTSGTVGAQLYDFTKSMKLGYAYYGQGDYQTALINFNRALQVRPSNTYAVKAVENTKSAIVQGRVK; this is encoded by the coding sequence GTGCTTGTTGCTGCTCAACCATCTGACTTGAAGCAATCGATTTGCCAAACAACTATATATCAAACGGAGAAATATAAAATGTCTGGAATTGCGATCGGCTTATTTTTTGTTCTCGGTATTCTTTTAAGTATTGTTGGTTATATCTGGGGATTAGTTCAAGCTTTCCAAGAAGACGTTGTTTGGGGATTGCTTTACTGGTTCATTCCATTTGCTTCATTAGTTTTTTATATTAAAAAATGGAGCAATAAAAAAATCAGAAAAACATTGTTTATTCAACTTGCTGCATGGCCAATGCTTTTATTATCAGGGATTATTACTATGGTCACTTATGGGACAGAGTTTACAAAAATGTCTCAGTCTGGAACCATAACCATAAGCGAAGGATCTAGCGAGCAATCCCCCTCTTCTTTTCCTTCAGATTTCAGTATTTCTTCATCACCAACTCCAGAGCAATCTCCTAGTTCCGAGTCATCCCCTCAACTTTCACCAGCACCTATTCCTGAGCCTACTTCTGGTACTGTTGGCGCTCAACTATATGACTTCACAAAATCAATGAAACTCGGCTATGCCTACTACGGACAGGGAGACTATCAAACAGCTTTAATCAATTTTAACAGAGCTTTGCAGGTACGCCCTAGCAATACCTATGCTGTCAAGGCTGTTGAGAATACCAAAAGTGCGATCGTCCAAGGCCGTGTCAAATAA
- a CDS encoding DUF2207 domain-containing protein produces MNKRILKKLVFLLIASLSLFFATVTHVAAQAAPFYWENVNVNIDVQANGDMLVTETQKYVFTGNYSNQRSRYIPLDKIGEIKDVTVAENNQIIASTTGIENNQLWIRWQHELKPPESHTFVVKYRVIGGLQVNGQNTQVYWKAIWPDRKSPINASQVTVKLPDVLAAKVSSFKSFGIPTTVRQVDGQTFVFTGNQALPPKQELEVQVTFPTGILQLSTPSAQASNSAGGFTIDGSSPLGGFLGFILGSIMFIVFTSPIWIPLLLVMKVWSFFSKRCPSCKKPTLIKRTKVISSPTRSNHGETKNICDCKSCGYHDEKIVVTTYTEPSSGSGSYGGGGSSDSGSYGGGGGGDSGGGGGGGGGGGGGD; encoded by the coding sequence ATGAATAAACGAATCCTGAAGAAACTTGTTTTTTTATTAATTGCTTCCTTGAGCTTATTTTTCGCCACAGTCACTCATGTAGCAGCCCAAGCAGCACCATTTTACTGGGAAAATGTTAATGTCAACATCGACGTTCAAGCGAACGGAGATATGTTGGTTACGGAAACCCAAAAATATGTGTTTACAGGCAACTATAGTAATCAACGGTCTCGCTATATTCCTTTGGATAAGATTGGTGAAATTAAAGATGTGACAGTTGCAGAAAATAATCAAATAATTGCCAGTACCACTGGGATTGAAAACAATCAACTTTGGATTCGTTGGCAACATGAATTGAAACCACCAGAGTCACATACTTTTGTCGTGAAATATCGTGTGATAGGTGGATTGCAGGTTAATGGTCAAAATACTCAAGTTTACTGGAAAGCCATTTGGCCCGATCGCAAATCCCCGATTAATGCCAGCCAAGTCACAGTTAAACTACCGGATGTTTTAGCAGCCAAAGTCTCTTCCTTCAAAAGCTTTGGGATACCGACAACAGTGCGTCAAGTGGACGGTCAAACCTTTGTATTCACAGGAAACCAAGCACTACCACCCAAACAAGAATTAGAAGTTCAAGTTACGTTTCCTACAGGTATTCTTCAGTTGTCAACTCCATCTGCACAGGCTAGCAATAGTGCCGGCGGTTTCACAATAGATGGTTCCTCTCCACTAGGAGGATTTCTCGGATTCATACTAGGATCGATAATGTTCATAGTATTTACATCACCGATATGGATACCTCTGCTTTTGGTAATGAAAGTTTGGTCTTTTTTTAGCAAAAGATGTCCTAGCTGTAAAAAGCCAACACTAATCAAGAGGACGAAAGTAATCTCTTCGCCAACCCGAAGTAATCATGGGGAGACTAAAAATATTTGTGACTGTAAGAGTTGTGGTTATCACGATGAAAAAATAGTGGTGACAACTTACACAGAGCCTAGTAGTGGTAGTGGAAGCTACGGTGGTGGCGGTAGTAGCGATAGTGGAAGCTACGGTGGCGGTGGTGGTGGCGATAGTGGCGGTGGCGGTGGCGGTGGCGGTGGTGGCGGTGGCGGTGATTAA